A genomic region of Methanobacterium formicicum contains the following coding sequences:
- a CDS encoding transglutaminase-like domain-containing protein, whose translation KYFPEFITVNGIVVNQATFLELLTEALLKIGNGDTSTLTLVNVKQPGSGTETVTPGTFNETEYLALAQTIQTYIVGNGQAPATISTSLGNVKFESLIYLYSRVLSNYKEDSNKLPALVTIRSWSTTNMPIMDEFFTVEQITKAANDVKRFVEGNKYLPEYITVNGVMVNQSQFLYLIATATLHINSGDASLISLISASVPGTSSETVTGGSLLSSEYLTLANTIKNYIESNQKAPSSVSTSLGTMSYQSLLYMYCRILNLNSVNQDLPIVINVKPWKTANIPITDKTSFTVAEITSAAVDVKNFVDGNGYMPEWITVGGVALNQTQFLHLLAAATILINSSSSGSVNPVTAVLPSTTVNDALTSGNLSTDSYVQLAQYIKSYIEQNKEGPSSMTVSLGTVSFKSLIYMYSRVLQQYNLHKTLPATIILKGWTTQNIPIYDDYFTNQEISKVATDVRAFVDGNGFMPEYITISGVVINRAQFLYLLTTATVKINNNDNSVTYLQKASVSANSDQTSSGSMGLTELVQVAQSIKTYLETNQIAPTYASTSLGQMGFYNLIYTYSRLLDYYNTNQQLPSSVTGIKSWAMVVYKLPAGFEQYLAATANCQADNAAIIALANSITAGASTPYQKAVLIFNWVRDNIGYEFYYNTVKGAVGTLNSGGGNCVDTAHLLIALERAAGIPARYVHGYCQFSSGSWYGHVWAILYVDGQWLVADATSSRNQLGVINNWNTATYTFKGYYTSLPF comes from the coding sequence TAAGTACTTTCCGGAGTTCATTACGGTTAACGGGATTGTGGTTAATCAGGCTACTTTCTTAGAGTTGTTAACTGAGGCTTTGCTGAAGATTGGTAACGGTGATACCAGTACACTGACTCTGGTTAATGTTAAACAGCCGGGAAGTGGCACAGAAACGGTTACTCCCGGGACTTTTAATGAAACAGAGTATTTAGCTCTGGCACAGACCATTCAAACTTACATAGTGGGTAATGGTCAGGCCCCGGCAACCATCAGCACCAGTCTAGGGAATGTGAAATTTGAGTCTTTAATCTACCTGTACTCCCGTGTGCTAAGTAATTACAAGGAAGATAGCAACAAACTTCCGGCATTAGTTACCATTCGCTCCTGGTCTACCACAAACATGCCCATTATGGATGAGTTCTTCACTGTAGAACAAATCACTAAAGCGGCCAATGATGTTAAGAGATTTGTGGAGGGAAACAAGTACTTACCCGAGTACATCACCGTCAATGGAGTGATGGTTAACCAGTCACAGTTCCTGTACTTAATTGCCACCGCAACTTTGCACATCAACAGCGGTGATGCCTCGTTGATAAGTCTTATAAGTGCCAGCGTACCTGGAACTTCCAGTGAAACCGTAACTGGGGGTAGTTTACTTTCCAGTGAATACTTAACTCTCGCCAATACCATCAAAAACTACATTGAATCCAATCAAAAAGCACCAAGTTCGGTTTCCACATCTCTGGGAACCATGAGTTATCAGTCCTTACTGTACATGTACTGCAGAATACTCAACCTTAACAGTGTAAATCAGGATTTACCTATTGTAATTAACGTGAAACCCTGGAAAACAGCAAACATACCCATAACTGATAAAACGAGTTTCACAGTTGCCGAAATAACCAGTGCAGCTGTTGATGTCAAAAATTTTGTGGATGGAAACGGTTACATGCCTGAATGGATAACCGTGGGGGGAGTAGCCCTCAACCAGACCCAATTCCTGCATCTACTGGCTGCAGCCACCATCTTGATCAACAGTTCCAGTTCAGGTTCTGTTAATCCAGTAACTGCGGTCCTACCTTCTACAACAGTTAATGATGCATTAACTTCTGGTAATTTAAGCACAGATAGTTATGTACAGTTAGCTCAATATATCAAAAGTTATATTGAACAGAATAAGGAAGGACCCAGCAGTATGACGGTTTCTCTGGGAACAGTGAGTTTTAAATCCCTTATCTACATGTACAGCCGGGTGCTTCAGCAGTACAACCTGCACAAGACCTTGCCGGCTACCATAATACTAAAGGGATGGACCACCCAGAACATACCCATCTACGACGACTACTTCACCAACCAGGAAATCAGTAAAGTGGCCACCGATGTACGGGCTTTTGTGGATGGAAACGGTTTCATGCCGGAATACATCACCATAAGCGGAGTAGTAATTAATAGGGCCCAGTTCCTGTACCTATTAACCACGGCAACAGTAAAAATTAACAACAACGACAACTCCGTCACTTACCTGCAAAAAGCCAGTGTTTCCGCCAACAGTGATCAAACATCTTCGGGTAGCATGGGACTCACCGAACTGGTGCAAGTAGCTCAGAGTATTAAAACATACCTGGAAACCAACCAAATTGCACCGACCTATGCCTCGACTAGTCTGGGTCAAATGGGATTCTACAACCTCATTTACACCTACAGTCGTCTACTGGATTACTACAACACCAATCAACAGCTGCCATCTTCGGTAACTGGAATCAAATCATGGGCAATGGTAGTTTATAAACTACCTGCTGGATTTGAACAGTACCTGGCAGCTACTGCCAACTGCCAAGCGGATAATGCAGCCATCATTGCCCTGGCCAACAGTATAACTGCCGGAGCATCCACCCCTTACCAAAAAGCAGTGCTGATCTTTAACTGGGTTAGAGACAACATCGGCTATGAGTTTTACTACAACACGGTGAAAGGTGCTGTAGGTACTTTAAACTCCGGTGGGGGTAACTGTGTGGACACTGCTCACTTGTTAATAGCTCTGGAAAGAGCAGCAGGAATACCTGCCAGATACGTCCATGGGTACTGTCAATTCAGTAGTGGTAGCTGGTACGGGCATGTCTGGGCAATTCTTTATGTCGACGGGCAGTGGCTAGTTGCAGATGCCACCAGTTCTAGAAATCAGCTGGGAGTTATCAACAACTGGAACACGGCAACCTACACCTTTAAAGGCTACTACACCAGTCTACCCTTCTAA
- a CDS encoding PepSY domain-containing protein: protein MIKKSTRLLVLLAVMLTVLTVVALALFAAGIPENNTEHQENQKIPENNRTNVTISPEEAQEIAAKFVKETGAQVGTPQLSEIEGQLVYTVPVISNGTSIGEITISAITGKNMGGAGGVL, encoded by the coding sequence ATGATTAAAAAATCAACAAGGCTCCTGGTTTTATTGGCGGTGATGTTAACCGTGTTAACCGTGGTGGCCTTGGCACTCTTTGCCGCGGGAATACCAGAGAACAACACTGAACACCAGGAGAACCAGAAAATACCCGAAAACAACAGAACCAATGTCACTATATCTCCAGAAGAAGCCCAAGAGATAGCCGCGAAATTCGTTAAAGAAACAGGTGCCCAGGTAGGAACACCACAACTCAGTGAAATAGAGGGACAACTGGTATACACAGTACCGGTAATAAGTAATGGAACCAGTATAGGTGAAATAACCATTAGTGCCATAACTGGGAAGAATATGGGTGGTGCTGGAGGAGTTTTATAA
- a CDS encoding SRPBCC domain-containing protein, with product MKEIYTEIEINAPARAVWSILNDFDRFPQWNPFMKRFSGNLQEGAKLEIFINPPNSRGMTIKPEILEYKPGKKLRWLGVLGVRRLFDGEHSWTTEEINEDKTLFIQKEVFTGLLVPLGSGLLKNTATGFEMMNPALKEEAEKEQ from the coding sequence ATGAAAGAAATTTACACTGAAATCGAGATCAATGCTCCGGCCAGGGCAGTGTGGAGTATACTGAATGATTTCGACCGATTCCCCCAGTGGAATCCCTTTATGAAACGATTTTCCGGAAACCTCCAGGAGGGAGCAAAGCTCGAAATCTTTATAAACCCCCCGAATTCCAGGGGAATGACCATTAAGCCAGAAATCCTGGAGTATAAGCCTGGTAAAAAATTAAGATGGCTGGGGGTGCTCGGGGTACGGAGACTCTTTGATGGAGAACACAGCTGGACCACCGAAGAAATAAATGAAGATAAGACCTTATTTATCCAGAAAGAAGTTTTTACCGGACTGTTAGTTCCACTGGGATCCGGTCTGCTTAAAAACACGGCCACTGGTTTTGAAATGATGAACCCGGCCCTGAAAGAAGAAGCTGAAAAAGAGCAGTAG
- a CDS encoding GMC family oxidoreductase N-terminal domain-containing protein — MKTIVVGSGAGGATVARELQSRGFDVLILEAGPPFKPFTRHISWAEPLRRFGLLGGEGTFKHFFPSMDIQRSSRELILVRGLTTGGSTVLSCGNLVRADQGLEEIGLDLTPEYDELEGELNPTIIPPDTWRPVTQDMFQSAENLGLNPKPTPKVVNKDKCNYCGLCELGCSRGARWDSRKFLNEAVRNGAILKSRSPVEKVIIEKGRVTGVVTRDSKQYHADVVVLSAGGIGTAQILKNSGLKAEDHLWVDIVLTLGGVLPGARQLEEPPMAWYTQQEDYILSPYPDILSHYFHKPWRKVPIQDRVGLMVKLADVEEGAVYEDGRVDKSLTDHDQQRLDRAISQAQEVMEGAGISGPFVRGVPNGGHLGGTVPLKKEDVPDMKPSWLPDGLWVADLSLAPHSQGLPTILLTAALALRVARNIHRNFDDRI, encoded by the coding sequence ATGAAAACTATTGTGGTGGGTAGTGGTGCTGGAGGGGCAACTGTAGCTCGAGAATTGCAATCAAGAGGTTTTGATGTTTTAATACTGGAGGCCGGGCCTCCTTTCAAACCATTCACCCGACATATATCCTGGGCAGAGCCACTGCGCCGTTTCGGACTCCTGGGAGGAGAAGGTACCTTCAAACATTTCTTCCCCTCCATGGACATACAGCGCTCTTCCCGGGAACTGATACTGGTGAGGGGCCTTACAACAGGAGGGTCAACTGTCTTATCCTGTGGTAACCTGGTGAGAGCAGATCAGGGATTGGAAGAGATTGGTCTGGATTTAACCCCGGAATACGATGAACTGGAGGGTGAGTTAAATCCCACTATCATTCCCCCGGATACTTGGAGGCCAGTGACCCAGGATATGTTCCAGTCTGCGGAAAATCTGGGTTTAAATCCGAAACCCACCCCTAAAGTTGTTAATAAGGATAAATGCAATTATTGTGGTCTTTGTGAGCTTGGATGTTCCCGTGGAGCGCGTTGGGATTCACGGAAGTTCCTTAATGAAGCTGTGCGGAATGGGGCCATCCTTAAGAGCAGGTCTCCAGTGGAAAAGGTTATCATCGAAAAGGGAAGGGTAACTGGTGTTGTAACCAGGGACAGTAAACAATACCATGCAGATGTGGTGGTTCTATCAGCAGGAGGTATTGGAACTGCTCAGATACTCAAAAACTCCGGTTTAAAGGCCGAGGATCATTTGTGGGTAGACATCGTCTTAACCCTGGGGGGAGTCTTACCTGGTGCCCGGCAACTGGAAGAACCACCCATGGCCTGGTACACCCAGCAGGAAGATTACATTCTATCCCCTTACCCCGATATCCTCTCCCATTACTTCCACAAACCCTGGAGGAAAGTTCCCATCCAGGATCGGGTTGGATTGATGGTTAAACTGGCCGATGTTGAAGAAGGCGCGGTTTATGAGGATGGAAGGGTTGACAAATCCTTGACTGACCATGACCAGCAGAGATTGGATAGGGCCATCAGCCAGGCCCAGGAAGTTATGGAAGGAGCTGGAATTTCCGGACCCTTTGTTAGAGGTGTTCCTAATGGAGGGCATCTGGGGGGAACAGTTCCCCTTAAAAAGGAGGATGTACCTGATATGAAACCTTCATGGCTCCCAGATGGACTGTGGGTGGCTGATCTTTCCCTGGCACCACATTCCCAGGGATTGCCCACCATATTACTCACCGCGGCCCTGGCACTGAGGGTGGCCAGGAATATCCATAGAAACTTCGATGATAGAATTTAA
- a CDS encoding L-2-amino-thiazoline-4-carboxylic acid hydrolase yields the protein MMGIRLRILSWWTPEWLLKKGLDELASSTIHGLGELLCENSSPENNENYHKQVILNGNLDEKRKLMARAHNKLVESLIENVGKDEAISQGRQVMFQKGLLLGQRFRKILGVGNHLNDLINAARILYSALGIDFQVEENKRGEITMVVNHCSLARDYNPPTCQILSAADEGVVQGLNPNIKMEFTQKITEGCSHCLASIKLMN from the coding sequence ATGATGGGAATTAGGCTGCGAATTCTGTCCTGGTGGACACCGGAGTGGTTACTGAAAAAGGGGCTGGATGAACTGGCCAGTTCCACTATCCATGGACTGGGAGAACTTTTATGCGAAAATTCCTCTCCGGAAAATAATGAAAATTACCATAAACAAGTAATTTTGAATGGTAATCTGGATGAAAAAAGAAAATTGATGGCTCGTGCCCATAATAAACTGGTGGAATCCCTGATAGAGAATGTAGGGAAGGATGAAGCCATTTCCCAAGGGAGGCAAGTTATGTTCCAGAAAGGATTACTCCTGGGACAGAGGTTTAGAAAGATTTTAGGTGTGGGAAACCATCTGAACGACCTGATTAATGCCGCCCGAATCCTGTACTCAGCACTGGGTATTGATTTTCAGGTTGAAGAAAACAAAAGGGGCGAAATAACTATGGTAGTTAACCACTGCAGCCTGGCCCGAGATTACAATCCCCCAACCTGCCAAATTCTTTCTGCTGCTGATGAGGGTGTTGTGCAGGGTTTAAACCCCAATATCAAGATGGAGTTCACCCAGAAGATCACCGAGGGGTGTTCTCATTGTTTGGCTTCTATTAAGTTGATGAATTAA
- a CDS encoding AMP-binding protein: protein MPTRVLLSGANGFLGTQIARQLINLPGIEILAMVRSKNREHGLTRLKRAWSDWDELLDALKDRVTVIPGDVTREDLGMVRQDYQDLASSITHIIHTVADLRLHAPLEELRLTNVDGTCHLLKLADLARENGIFRRFSHVSTAYVAGKREGLIVEDPYPENISKEHPKGKGSHHENNPEKPLANNGFFSNYEESKYEAERVVRESGVPYSIFRPGMVVGDSKTGEIKTFNTVYALFKLYLKGKLRFIPTNSSLTLNMVPVDYVAHAISNLSFNQEAEGRTFHLTAPPDTLPSIKELLNQVRVWAREKLDVKLPQPVFIPAAPLIQRITPSSSPGSGVLNILFTLAPYLDEKHTFSRENTENLLGPFKLKWEEYLPHLLEYAAYHGFFHRSERTVHEQVLYRLGGRSYPVKYYDITVEGIQEKPALQVREDIISAYHSLKESGVGPGDRVALVGLNSTRYLTLDVAIGLAGAVSVPLYYTSPPIEIKNILKASEAKLLFIGTPHLMKRLSELDLDLEIISFCRESQPIPGSIMSWSQFLEKGKDRETGEKSTVFPQSPVDFDDLATIRYTSGTTGTPKGVTFNQGHMRWMAEAMASLPPWEDRNREVRYLSFLPMNHVVEGILGTYSPYYAPAPLKIYFLEDFNQLASALPLAKPTIFFSVPRFYEKLWSQLKESFLGNHYAHLKPGILKKILKPLVHRVFLSKAGLDRCSQLIVGSATSSQHLIQDYHELGVEIHNAYGLTEAPLVTLNRRGANRIGTVGEPLPQTHLRIAGDGEVMVKGPQVTPGYFESDITPPKKEGWLLTGDTGFVTPEGSLVITGRKKELIINSYGKSIDPLRIEALLRDAPGTNEVMLVGEGKPYLIGLFWVEEEHHPHDIEETIHRVNQDLSRPEQVKRWALLPNDLSIDGGELTANMKLKREIITQRYQDVIDSLYQKTSHPLILHQGQVEEG, encoded by the coding sequence ATGCCAACCCGTGTGTTACTTTCTGGAGCCAATGGTTTTCTGGGAACCCAGATCGCTCGTCAGCTGATCAATCTCCCGGGAATTGAAATTTTAGCCATGGTAAGATCTAAAAACAGAGAACATGGCCTTACACGTTTGAAGAGAGCCTGGAGTGACTGGGATGAACTTCTTGATGCATTGAAAGACAGGGTGACGGTGATCCCCGGTGATGTCACCCGGGAGGATCTGGGTATGGTCCGTCAGGATTACCAGGACCTGGCTTCAAGCATAACCCATATTATCCACACCGTGGCTGACCTCCGCCTCCATGCACCGCTGGAAGAACTCCGTCTGACCAACGTGGATGGTACTTGCCATTTACTCAAACTTGCCGACTTGGCCAGAGAAAATGGAATTTTCAGACGTTTTTCACATGTATCCACAGCATATGTAGCCGGTAAACGTGAAGGGCTCATAGTTGAAGATCCTTACCCTGAAAATATTTCAAAAGAACATCCTAAGGGAAAAGGATCTCATCATGAGAATAATCCAGAAAAACCTCTGGCAAATAATGGTTTCTTCAGTAACTACGAGGAGAGTAAATACGAGGCCGAAAGGGTGGTCCGTGAATCAGGTGTGCCCTATTCTATCTTCCGGCCAGGAATGGTGGTGGGAGATTCCAAGACCGGTGAAATAAAAACATTCAACACAGTATATGCCCTGTTCAAACTTTATCTAAAGGGCAAACTGCGTTTTATTCCCACTAATTCATCTCTCACCCTGAACATGGTCCCGGTGGATTACGTGGCCCATGCCATCAGTAATTTAAGTTTCAATCAGGAGGCAGAAGGCAGAACCTTCCATCTCACCGCACCCCCTGATACATTACCCTCCATTAAAGAACTCCTGAACCAGGTACGGGTGTGGGCCCGGGAAAAATTGGATGTTAAACTCCCCCAACCCGTTTTCATCCCGGCAGCGCCCCTTATTCAGCGAATAACCCCATCTTCATCACCCGGATCAGGGGTCCTGAATATTCTATTCACCCTGGCCCCTTACCTGGATGAGAAACACACTTTCAGCCGGGAAAATACCGAGAATCTTCTGGGCCCCTTTAAACTGAAATGGGAAGAATATTTACCCCACCTCCTGGAATACGCTGCTTATCATGGTTTTTTCCATCGTTCGGAACGCACTGTCCATGAACAGGTTCTCTATCGCCTGGGAGGGCGCAGTTATCCTGTGAAATATTATGATATCACCGTAGAGGGTATCCAGGAGAAACCTGCACTCCAGGTGCGTGAAGATATCATTTCCGCTTATCATTCACTTAAAGAGTCTGGTGTTGGTCCGGGGGATCGGGTGGCCCTGGTGGGTTTAAACAGCACCCGTTACCTGACCCTGGACGTGGCTATCGGATTAGCAGGGGCAGTTAGCGTACCCCTCTACTACACCAGTCCACCCATTGAAATAAAAAACATTTTAAAAGCCAGTGAAGCTAAATTACTGTTTATTGGTACTCCTCATCTTATGAAACGCCTGTCAGAACTGGATCTGGACCTGGAAATCATCTCCTTCTGCCGGGAATCACAGCCCATCCCCGGGAGTATTATGTCCTGGTCACAGTTCCTGGAAAAGGGTAAGGACCGGGAAACGGGTGAAAAAAGTACAGTATTTCCCCAGTCACCAGTGGATTTTGATGACCTGGCCACCATCCGTTACACCTCGGGTACTACGGGAACACCCAAGGGTGTTACCTTCAACCAGGGCCATATGAGGTGGATGGCCGAGGCCATGGCTTCACTGCCTCCCTGGGAGGACCGGAACCGTGAAGTACGTTACCTCTCATTTTTACCCATGAACCATGTGGTGGAGGGCATACTGGGGACCTATTCCCCTTATTATGCTCCGGCTCCCCTGAAGATATACTTCCTGGAGGACTTTAACCAACTGGCTTCCGCACTCCCCCTGGCAAAACCCACCATATTCTTCTCCGTACCACGTTTTTATGAGAAGTTATGGTCCCAGTTGAAGGAATCCTTCCTGGGGAACCATTACGCTCATCTAAAACCTGGAATACTGAAAAAAATACTTAAACCATTGGTGCACAGGGTATTCCTGAGTAAAGCGGGCCTGGACCGCTGCTCCCAGCTAATAGTGGGCTCGGCCACTTCCAGCCAGCACCTGATCCAGGATTACCATGAACTGGGAGTGGAGATCCACAATGCCTACGGTTTGACCGAAGCCCCCCTGGTTACCCTGAACCGGAGGGGAGCCAACCGGATAGGTACTGTGGGTGAACCCTTACCCCAAACCCATTTGCGAATAGCTGGAGACGGGGAAGTCATGGTTAAGGGCCCCCAGGTCACCCCGGGCTACTTTGAATCGGATATAACCCCTCCAAAGAAGGAGGGTTGGCTTTTAACTGGGGATACTGGATTTGTAACCCCAGAGGGTAGTCTGGTTATAACCGGACGGAAGAAAGAACTTATAATAAATTCTTACGGTAAGAGTATCGATCCCCTTCGTATTGAGGCATTGCTTCGTGATGCCCCGGGAACCAATGAGGTGATGCTGGTGGGTGAGGGTAAACCCTACCTCATTGGTCTTTTCTGGGTGGAAGAAGAACACCATCCCCACGATATAGAGGAAACCATCCACCGCGTCAACCAGGATCTTTCCCGACCAGAACAGGTTAAAAGATGGGCCTTACTCCCCAATGACCTTTCCATTGATGGAGGGGAACTCACCGCCAACATGAAACTTAAAAGGGAGATAATCACCCAGCGCTACCAGGATGTGATTGATTCCCTCTACCAGAAAACATCTCACCCCCTCATCCTGCACCAGGGCCAGGTGGAGGAAGGATGA
- a CDS encoding polysaccharide pyruvyl transferase family protein — translation MQSNTANHDLKSRENPPNPRVLLVGYNGANNTGSEARLLAIIEDVRSLLGSQVEITVPTLNEENLRRYLAEDEHLHIAPIPSIFFLAIDKLVKQHDLVLLVEGSCYMDTWTSALLWAFLWATHSAHRQNKPCVAYAVDAGELSPLNRWLVKREASKTDLIITRTRHALERLQKIGVTAPITSTADCAYTFQEDSKDHDFLNSLWPETSEGTVGLAVVDFSLWPVVIRPWGREENLYKWPYYFSRSPERMKIREKLMEGWARTADEIIQKHHKKVVLICMEELDQPLAEDIQERMENKDKCRIVSSRQYNASQMTSMLSGLDLLVTSRYHSAVLSLRAGVPQIAVAHDPRLTSLYQDLHLDQDYLICHDDPHLWEDLRGKVDLLLGDSDLQKDKLEPGLSQQLTLSQKNRIILGKFLKEKNIIS, via the coding sequence ATGCAAAGTAACACTGCCAACCATGACTTAAAATCCAGAGAGAACCCTCCTAATCCCCGGGTTCTCCTGGTGGGTTACAATGGTGCCAATAACACCGGGTCCGAAGCACGGCTCCTGGCCATAATCGAGGATGTCCGGAGTTTACTGGGATCCCAGGTGGAGATCACTGTACCCACTTTGAATGAGGAGAACCTGCGCCGTTATTTAGCCGAAGATGAACATCTGCACATTGCCCCCATACCTTCTATCTTCTTCCTGGCCATTGATAAACTGGTAAAGCAACATGACCTGGTGCTCCTGGTAGAAGGCAGTTGTTACATGGACACCTGGACTTCCGCCCTGCTCTGGGCATTTTTATGGGCTACCCATAGTGCTCACCGGCAAAATAAACCCTGTGTGGCCTATGCCGTGGACGCCGGAGAACTATCTCCCCTAAATCGCTGGCTGGTTAAACGGGAAGCCAGTAAAACTGACCTCATCATCACCCGAACCAGACACGCCCTGGAGAGACTACAAAAAATTGGGGTGACGGCACCAATTACCTCCACTGCTGACTGTGCCTACACTTTCCAGGAAGATAGCAAAGATCATGATTTTCTGAACAGTTTATGGCCGGAAACCTCCGAGGGTACGGTTGGCCTGGCAGTGGTGGACTTTTCACTCTGGCCAGTGGTTATCCGGCCCTGGGGACGTGAAGAAAACCTTTACAAGTGGCCTTACTATTTTTCCCGTTCCCCGGAGAGGATGAAGATCCGGGAAAAACTCATGGAAGGATGGGCCCGGACAGCAGATGAAATAATCCAGAAACACCACAAGAAGGTGGTTCTCATCTGTATGGAAGAACTGGACCAGCCCTTGGCTGAGGATATTCAGGAAAGAATGGAAAATAAGGATAAATGTAGAATAGTTTCATCCCGCCAATACAATGCATCCCAGATGACAAGCATGCTGTCTGGTCTGGATTTACTGGTTACCTCCCGTTATCATTCGGCGGTACTCTCCCTTCGTGCCGGTGTTCCCCAGATAGCAGTGGCCCATGATCCCCGGCTAACCTCACTCTACCAGGATCTCCACCTCGACCAGGACTATCTTATATGCCACGATGACCCCCATTTATGGGAAGATCTCCGAGGTAAGGTTGATTTACTCCTAGGAGATAGTGATTTGCAGAAAGATAAACTGGAACCAGGACTAAGCCAACAGCTTACTCTATCCCAAAAGAACCGGATCATTCTGGGGAAGTTCCTTAAAGAGAAAAATATCATCTCATAG
- a CDS encoding SHOCT-like domain-containing protein, whose protein sequence is MSKNVSEEKMQILKMVEDKKITVEEATELLATLDKDEEIIPRKDVKWLKVRVYTLDDQPKVNVNIPISLVDVGLKLAKKYDPKLKESGLDKIDLDEILDAVKNGAEGKLVDVIDEEEQTKVKVYVE, encoded by the coding sequence ATGTCTAAAAATGTATCGGAAGAGAAAATGCAAATATTAAAAATGGTAGAAGATAAAAAGATAACAGTAGAGGAAGCAACTGAGCTTTTAGCTACTCTGGATAAAGATGAGGAAATTATCCCTCGAAAAGATGTTAAATGGTTAAAGGTCCGAGTTTACACCCTGGATGACCAGCCCAAGGTGAACGTGAACATACCCATTTCCCTGGTGGATGTGGGATTGAAACTGGCCAAAAAATACGACCCCAAACTGAAGGAATCTGGACTGGACAAGATCGACCTGGACGAGATCTTAGACGCCGTTAAAAACGGGGCGGAAGGCAAACTGGTGGATGTCATTGATGAGGAAGAACAGACCAAAGTCAAGGTCTACGTGGAATAA
- a CDS encoding DUF2089 domain-containing protein, giving the protein MDLKREVPGNCPICKSETKVTEIYCKNCDTTIRGEFELCKFCRLNEEQKYFIEVFIKNRGNIKEIEKELGISYPTVRNKLDEVISSLGYKLEKPAINQKEILEKLSKGEISKDEAMKLLNK; this is encoded by the coding sequence ATGGATTTGAAACGTGAAGTACCGGGAAACTGCCCTATCTGTAAGAGTGAAACCAAAGTCACCGAGATCTACTGTAAAAACTGTGACACTACCATCCGGGGCGAGTTCGAACTCTGCAAGTTTTGCCGATTGAACGAAGAACAAAAATACTTCATCGAGGTTTTCATCAAAAACCGGGGTAATATCAAGGAAATAGAAAAGGAACTGGGAATATCCTATCCCACAGTGAGGAACAAACTGGATGAAGTGATTTCCTCCCTGGGATACAAACTGGAAAAACCAGCCATCAATCAGAAGGAGATCCTGGAAAAACTCAGTAAGGGAGAAATCAGCAAGGATGAAGCCATGAAGTTGTTGAACAAATGA
- a CDS encoding flavodoxin family protein — translation MKILTIIGSPRRKGNSYQAARQVEEEMKKRGDYEFEYLFLKYTDLQACRGCFNCVSRGIEFCPLKDDRQMIQNKMAEADGLVLVSPVYVMTVSALLKNFIDRVAYLCHRPAYHGKKALVLCTTGGVGGKETLDYMEKITEAWGYQVNGKCGLTTAPWPATPGLQKKNKKTLDKSVQRFDQSLKSAGKERSGKIKVKIMDYVSFRIFQTISREVREYMPADYQFYQGKEYYQPARIGLLTRAVTGILLKVIFFMMRDMGPGEEKN, via the coding sequence ATGAAAATTTTAACCATTATCGGAAGCCCCCGCCGGAAAGGAAACAGTTATCAGGCCGCCCGTCAAGTGGAAGAGGAAATGAAAAAGAGGGGAGATTACGAATTTGAATACCTTTTCCTTAAATATACCGATCTCCAGGCATGCCGGGGATGTTTTAACTGTGTCTCCCGGGGAATTGAGTTCTGCCCCCTCAAGGATGACCGGCAAATGATCCAGAATAAAATGGCAGAAGCTGACGGCCTGGTCCTGGTCTCACCAGTGTACGTTATGACTGTCTCCGCCCTACTGAAGAACTTCATTGACCGGGTGGCCTATCTCTGCCACCGCCCGGCATACCACGGTAAGAAGGCCCTGGTACTGTGCACCACCGGAGGAGTGGGAGGTAAGGAAACACTGGATTACATGGAAAAGATAACCGAAGCATGGGGATACCAGGTTAATGGTAAATGTGGTTTGACCACAGCCCCCTGGCCTGCAACCCCGGGCCTGCAAAAGAAAAACAAAAAGACACTGGATAAATCAGTGCAAAGATTTGACCAATCCCTGAAATCTGCAGGAAAAGAAAGATCAGGAAAAATTAAGGTGAAAATTATGGATTATGTCAGTTTCCGGATCTTCCAAACCATTTCCCGTGAGGTACGGGAGTACATGCCGGCCGACTACCAGTTCTACCAGGGTAAAGAGTACTACCAGCCTGCCAGGATAGGCCTTTTAACCAGAGCAGTGACTGGAATCCTGTTGAAGGTGATATTCTTCATGATGAGAGATATGGGGCCCGGAGAAGAAAAAAATTAG